The following is a genomic window from Armatimonadota bacterium.
CGTGGTTGAGCCATAGGAGCATGCTAAAGTGAAACGAGGACTGCGCATCGCCCTGTTCGTCATCATCCCGCTGGCACTGCTCGCGGGGGGCGGACTCTATCTTCGCCATCGGCTGCGCAAGCCGCCGCCTAAGCCGGAGACGGCCACCGTCGAACGCGGGCGCCTGGTGGTCAAGGTGTCGGAGACCGGCGCCGTTGAGCCGCTCACCAAGGTTGAGGTGAAATCCAAGGTCAGCGGGCGCATCAAGAACATGTACGTCGAGGAGGGCGACACCGTCACCGAAGGGCAAATCATCGCCGTGCTCGAGGTGCCCGAGTTGGAGTCGCAGGCGGAGCAGATCCGGGCGAGCCTCAAGGCGTCCGACCGCCGGGTGGAGCAGGCGAGCGAAAGCTACGAGGTGCAGGTCCTCCGCAACAAGCGGGAACTGGAGCGAGCGCACGCCGCCGTGAGCGAAGCGGATGCGCGCCTGAAGGAACTCACGGCCGGGGCGCGGCCCCAGGAAATCGCCCAGGCGCAGGCGGACGTCGACCAGGCGCGGGCGCGGGTGGATGAGACGAAGCTCATCCTCGACCGCAAGCGCGAGCTGCTGGCCAAGGGATTTATCGCCGCCCAAGAAGTGGACAGCGCGCGCACCCAGTACGACACCGCTCAGGCGGCGCACGAGAGCGCGCAGCAGCGTCTGGCATTGGTCAAGGAGGGTCCACGGGTCGAGCAGATCCGCGCCGCCGAGATGCAGTTGGAGCAGACGCGAACGGCGGTCGCCCTCGCCGAGGCGGAGCGCCAGCGCGAGCGCGTGCAACTCGCGCAAATCGAAGAGGCCAAGGCCGCACGCGAGCAGATCGCCAAGGTCCTTGAAGAGCTGGAAACCAAGCTCGGCGACGCCATCGTTACCGCCCCGCGCTCGGGGCAGGTGATTCAGGCCAATATCCGCGCGGGCGAGCTCATCACCTCCGGCGTCGCGACGTTCACCAGCGGCATGACCATCTGCACCATCGGCGACATGTCGAAGATGATCGTGCGCGTCTACGTCAATGAGGTGGACATCAGCGAGCTGCGCCTCGGCATGCCGGTCGAGATCACGCTCGATTCGCTCAAGGGCGAGGAGTTCCACGGCACGGTGACGCGGATCGCGCCGGCCGCGTACGGCAGCGCCACGGCCCAGCCCGCGCCGCCGGGACAGGCCCAGGTGGTGCGGTTCTCAGTTGAGATCGAGATCACCGACGCGACGCCCGCCGTGCGCCCGGGAATGACCGCCGCCGTTGATATGATTTCGGCGGACCGTAAGAACACCTTGTACGTGCCCAACGAGGCCATCCGCCGGCAAGGCAAGCGGAGGTTCGTGCGGCGCATGGCAAGCGACAAGTCGGCGAAGGTCTTTGTGACGACGGGCCTCAGCAACGACGCGTTCACGGAGGTCCTCTCCGGGCTTCGCAAGGGAGACGAGGTGCTGCTGTTCAAGGCCGACGATATACCGTCGCGCAAGACCATCGACATCGAGCCCGGCCCGCACGGCGGGGGCGGCGGCGGAGGCAGGCGGCGCTAGGTCGCCGCGAGTCGTTGACAACATCGGTAACTGCGAATGGTCTGGTTCGAAAGCCTTAAGGTCGCCCTGGCCT
Proteins encoded in this region:
- a CDS encoding efflux RND transporter periplasmic adaptor subunit — its product is MKRGLRIALFVIIPLALLAGGGLYLRHRLRKPPPKPETATVERGRLVVKVSETGAVEPLTKVEVKSKVSGRIKNMYVEEGDTVTEGQIIAVLEVPELESQAEQIRASLKASDRRVEQASESYEVQVLRNKRELERAHAAVSEADARLKELTAGARPQEIAQAQADVDQARARVDETKLILDRKRELLAKGFIAAQEVDSARTQYDTAQAAHESAQQRLALVKEGPRVEQIRAAEMQLEQTRTAVALAEAERQRERVQLAQIEEAKAAREQIAKVLEELETKLGDAIVTAPRSGQVIQANIRAGELITSGVATFTSGMTICTIGDMSKMIVRVYVNEVDISELRLGMPVEITLDSLKGEEFHGTVTRIAPAAYGSATAQPAPPGQAQVVRFSVEIEITDATPAVRPGMTAAVDMISADRKNTLYVPNEAIRRQGKRRFVRRMASDKSAKVFVTTGLSNDAFTEVLSGLRKGDEVLLFKADDIPSRKTIDIEPGPHGGGGGGGRRR